One genomic segment of Arachis duranensis cultivar V14167 chromosome 4, aradu.V14167.gnm2.J7QH, whole genome shotgun sequence includes these proteins:
- the LOC107482780 gene encoding uncharacterized protein LOC107482780 produces MIGVGKMKQYTNVLDKPLTKGKQEVSLSAFAFLFSELVQYNQTQVDNIGELERRLEDAGYAVGARVLELLCHRDKGNRRETRLLGILSFVHSTVWKVLFGKVADSLEKGTEHEDEYMISEKELLVNRFISIPKDMGTFNCGAFVAGIVRGVLDGAGFPAVVTAHFVPVEGQQRPRTTILIKFAEEVLHREARLG; encoded by the exons ATGATCGGTGTGGGGAAGATGAAGCAGTATACTAATGTCCTTGACAAGCCTCTCACCAAGGGCAAGCAAGAG GTTAGTCTGAGTGCATTTGCGTTCTTGTTCTCTGAGCTTGTCCAGTACAACCAAACTCAGGTTGACAACATTGGCGAGCTTGAACGAAG ACTGGAGGATGCTGGATATGCAGTAGGGGCCCGAGTTCTAGAGCTGCTTTGCCACAGGGATAAG GGAAATAGAAGGGAGACACGACTGTTGGGAATTCTCTCTTTTGTACACAGTACAGTGTGGAAAGTACTATTCGGAAAG GTAGCAGACTCTCTGGAAAAAGGAACTGAACATGAAGATGAATACATGATCAGTGAAAAGGAGCTCCTAGTAAACAG ATTCATTTCTATTCCAAAGGATATGGGAACGTTTAATTGTGGAGCGTTTGTTGCTGGAATAGTACGG GGTGTTCTGGACGGTGCCGGGTTTCCAGCTGTTGTAACTGCTCATTTTGTGCCTGTGGAAGGCCAACAACGACCTAGGACAacgattttgataaaatttgcTGAAGAG GTGTTGCATAGAGAAGCAAGGTTAGGCTGA